GGCCGCCAGCGTCAGCCCGCCGATCATCAGGCCGAACGCGATGCGGTCCACATCCGGCAGGGCGCCCGCCCGCACGTCGCCCACGATGAACCCGGCCACCACCAGCATCAGGCCGGCCGGCACGGCCCAGCCGCCCCAGACCTGCAGGGAGGACCTCGGTTCGCGTCTCATGTCCTCACCTCCACTTCCGCAGTTCGAGCGCCTTGACGGTGAGGAACAGGAACGTCACGGTCGTGATGACGAAGTAGGCCAGGCTGCGGGTGTCCACGATGCCCTTGAGGAAGCCGGAGTAGTGGGAGGGCGGGGCGATGTACCGCAACACCTGCACGACGGTGGACGAGGAGTCGCCTCCGAGCAGGCCCAGGAAGTAGAGGCCCAGGAGAAGGACGAAGCTCACGATGGCCGAGGCGATCTGAACCCGGGTCAGGGCCGAACAGAGCAGGCCGATGGCGATGAACTGCGAAGTCATCAGAAACGCGCCCAGGAAGCCCGAGAGCAGGGGCCCCGCATCCATGGGGCCCAGGAGCCGCAGGTAGGCCACCTCAAGCGCCATCGGCACCATCATGATCGTGGCGAACAGCACCGCGCCGACGAACTTGCCCAGCACGACCTCCAGCTCCGTCACGGGCGCCGTCATCAGCGTTTCGACCGTGCCGCTGTGCGTCTCTTCGGCCAGCAGCCGCATGGTCAGAAGCGGGATGCCGACGATCATCAGGACCACGGGCATCGAGAGGGCCCACTGGGCCGCGCTGGCCAGGTGGACCGCCGGCGTCAGCACGGGCGCGAACAGAAGCCCCTGCCCGAGCGCGAAGGCCGTCAGCACGACGTAGGCGATGGGGGAGAGGAAGTAGGCGCCCAGCTCGCGCCTGGTGATCACGGAGACGTTCACCATGGGTCAGTCGTCCTCCTCGGCGCGGTCTCCGGCGTGGGCGGCCGGCACGGCCACGGCGGTCGTGGCGCAGAGCACGAGGGCGCCGACGCCCGCGCCGACAGCCGCCCCGACGCCGGCGAACGCCCAGACCGTGACGCCCAGCGTCAGGGCGACCGTCACCAGGCCGGCGACGGCCGCAGCGGCCCCCGTGACCGGCTCCGCGCGCAAGGCGCGCATGCAGCCCACCACGGCGTCCATGGCCAGCAGCAGCACGCCGGCCACCAGCCCGGCGGTCAGCAGCACGCGGGCCGTCCAGGCGGCGACGCGGTGTGCGGCCGGCTGCGCCTCCGGCCAGGCCAGGCCCAGCAGGCAGCCGGTCAGGGACACGGCAAACAGGACGGCCAGCCCGGCCGTCAGGGGCGCCAGGGCGGCCCCGCCCGCGTAGAGCCACACGCTGACCGAGCCCTCCCAACGGGGCGCGGCGAACAGGCGCGCCCCGACGTGGAACAGGGTGCCCGTCAGCACCATCGCGACGCAGGCGGCCGCCAGCGCCAGCGGCAGCAGCACGAGCAGCAGGCCGCCGGCCCGTGCCGGCAGCAGGGCGGCGGAGTAGGCGGCGGCCCCGACCCGTTCCGGATCGGGCGCGGCCAGGCGGACGTACGCGAGCGCGGCGGGGAAGGCCAGAAGGATGGCGGCGCCCAGCACCACGGCGAAGAACGCCAGCGGCTCGAACAGGCCGCCGCTGATGGCCATCTTCCCGAAGAAGCGGCCCGGGCGCACGAGCAGCTCCGCCAGGCTGCGGCGCAGTGCCCGGCCGGCGGGGACCTCGCTCAGGTTCTCCCAGTCCAGGAGGTCGTTTCTTGCCTGGGTCATCGGTGTGTGCGTCACCCGGCGGCTCCTCTACTCACCAGCGGGACGATCCGGGCCCCCGTCCACCGGGGCGAGTGTGACCCGGTGGAACACGTCCTCGAGCGTTGCGCGGCTGCGCGTCAGTTCGCGCAGC
This is a stretch of genomic DNA from Candidatus Brocadiaceae bacterium. It encodes these proteins:
- a CDS encoding ABC transporter permease, whose amino-acid sequence is MVNVSVITRRELGAYFLSPIAYVVLTAFALGQGLLFAPVLTPAVHLASAAQWALSMPVVLMIVGIPLLTMRLLAEETHSGTVETLMTAPVTELEVVLGKFVGAVLFATIMMVPMALEVAYLRLLGPMDAGPLLSGFLGAFLMTSQFIAIGLLCSALTRVQIASAIVSFVLLLGLYFLGLLGGDSSSTVVQVLRYIAPPSHYSGFLKGIVDTRSLAYFVITTVTFLFLTVKALELRKWR